The Neobacillus sp. OS1-2 genome includes a window with the following:
- the fabD gene encoding ACP S-malonyltransferase, whose amino-acid sequence MGKIAFVFPGQGSQTVGMGKELAEKHPEVMEYFSKADKKLNVPLSKLIFEGPKEELTITYNTQPALLTTSLAIFDYFGKSGVKADFVAGHSLGEYSALVAAGVLSFEDGVYAVRKRGEFMENAVPNGEGSMAAVLGLDRDALAAVAKEVSESGFPVSLANLNCPGQIVISGSRKGVEHASVKAKEAGAKRVLPLDVSGPFHSTLMKPAANELLAVLDGIEMKDGTIPVVVNVTAEPVNVAAEIKDKLIEQLYSPVLWEDSVVKMVDLGVDTFIEIGPGKVLSGLIKKINKTVKTFAVSDEESAQTVIEALKEGNL is encoded by the coding sequence ATGGGAAAGATCGCATTTGTGTTTCCGGGGCAAGGGTCACAGACAGTTGGAATGGGTAAGGAATTGGCAGAAAAACACCCTGAAGTAATGGAATACTTTTCAAAAGCAGACAAAAAGTTAAATGTGCCGTTAAGCAAGTTGATTTTTGAAGGTCCAAAGGAAGAGTTGACCATTACATATAATACCCAGCCAGCATTGTTAACAACAAGTTTGGCCATATTTGATTACTTTGGCAAATCCGGTGTGAAAGCTGATTTTGTTGCCGGGCATAGCCTTGGAGAATATTCAGCACTTGTAGCGGCAGGTGTATTATCGTTTGAAGATGGTGTGTATGCTGTTAGAAAACGCGGAGAGTTTATGGAAAATGCCGTCCCAAATGGGGAAGGCTCCATGGCAGCTGTGTTAGGTTTAGACCGCGATGCCCTTGCGGCTGTTGCTAAAGAAGTCAGCGAATCTGGTTTTCCTGTCTCGTTAGCCAATTTAAATTGTCCAGGACAAATTGTCATCTCCGGATCTCGAAAAGGAGTAGAACATGCAAGTGTGAAAGCGAAAGAGGCCGGGGCAAAAAGAGTATTGCCATTAGATGTCAGCGGCCCTTTTCATTCAACATTAATGAAACCAGCTGCAAATGAATTACTCGCAGTTTTAGATGGGATTGAAATGAAAGATGGCACCATTCCAGTTGTGGTGAATGTAACAGCTGAACCTGTAAACGTTGCTGCAGAAATTAAGGACAAATTAATTGAACAACTTTACTCCCCAGTATTATGGGAGGACTCGGTTGTAAAAATGGTTGACCTCGGGGTCGATACATTCATTGAAATTGGCCCTGGTAAAGTTCTATCGGGCTTGATTAAAAAGATTAATAAGACAGTTAAAACGTTTGCGGTTTCGGACGAGGAAAGTGCTCAGACAGTCATTGAAGCATTAAAGGAGGGTAACCTATGA
- the plsX gene encoding phosphate acyltransferase PlsX yields the protein MKLAIDAMGGDNAPKEIVLGAMKAVQAFSDIYITLVGDENKINETLTSHEKITVLHTTEMILGTDEPVKAVRRKKTASMVLAAQQVADGAADACISAGNTGALMAAGLFVVGRIKGIDRPALAPTLPTIGGEGFLLLDVGANADAKPEHLLQNAIMGSIYSEKVRGIERPRVGLLNIGTEEKKGNELTKNTFELLKIADLNFIGNVEARDLLEGVADVVVTDGFTGNMVLKTIEGTALSMFKMLKTALMSSFTSKLAAAVLKPNLMTLKNTMDYSEYGGAALFGLKAPVIKAHGSSDAQAIFSAIRQTREMVSHNVEDLMKQAVEESHTVKIEK from the coding sequence ATGAAACTAGCAATTGATGCAATGGGCGGAGACAATGCCCCCAAGGAAATCGTATTGGGCGCAATGAAAGCTGTTCAAGCTTTTTCTGATATATATATTACACTTGTTGGAGACGAAAATAAAATTAATGAAACGCTAACAAGTCACGAGAAAATTACAGTTTTACATACAACAGAGATGATTCTCGGTACAGATGAGCCTGTAAAAGCTGTTCGCCGCAAAAAAACGGCTTCCATGGTGTTAGCTGCACAGCAAGTAGCCGACGGAGCTGCTGATGCCTGTATCTCTGCTGGGAATACGGGTGCATTAATGGCAGCTGGACTATTTGTGGTTGGAAGAATTAAAGGAATTGATCGGCCTGCATTAGCACCAACGCTGCCAACCATTGGCGGTGAAGGTTTTCTCCTTCTGGATGTAGGCGCAAATGCCGATGCAAAGCCAGAACATCTTCTGCAAAACGCGATAATGGGTTCCATTTACAGCGAAAAGGTAAGAGGGATTGAAAGACCAAGAGTAGGCCTTTTAAACATTGGGACGGAAGAAAAGAAAGGGAACGAATTGACGAAAAACACCTTTGAACTTTTAAAAATAGCCGATTTGAATTTTATTGGCAATGTAGAAGCAAGGGATTTACTTGAAGGTGTTGCTGATGTTGTCGTAACCGATGGGTTCACGGGGAATATGGTGTTAAAAACAATTGAAGGCACGGCACTTTCGATGTTTAAAATGTTAAAAACTGCTTTAATGAGTAGTTTTACAAGTAAATTAGCTGCGGCAGTCCTAAAGCCAAATCTAATGACATTGAAAAACACGATGGACTACTCAGAATATGGCGGTGCAGCTCTTTTTGGGTTAAAAGCGCCAGTCATAAAGGCTCATGGGTCTTCGGATGCACAAGCCATCTTTAGTGCCATCAGGCAAACACGGGAAATGGTAAGTCACAATGTTGAGGATTTAATGAAACAAGCAGTTGAGGAATCTCATACTGTTAAAATAGAAAAGTAA
- a CDS encoding putative DNA-binding protein produces the protein MLEKTTRMNYLYDFYYSLLTPKQQSYMSLYYLDDYSLGEIAEEYDVSRQAVYDNIKRTEAMLEEYEEKLLLFQKFQERSSLLRHVKELLKEESPSRQAMLETVTELEKLD, from the coding sequence ATGCTTGAAAAGACAACACGAATGAACTATCTGTATGATTTTTATTATTCGTTGTTAACGCCAAAGCAGCAAAGCTATATGTCTCTCTATTACTTAGATGATTACTCATTGGGTGAAATTGCCGAGGAGTATGATGTAAGCCGTCAGGCCGTTTATGATAATATAAAGCGGACGGAAGCAATGCTTGAGGAGTATGAGGAAAAGCTGTTATTATTTCAGAAATTTCAAGAGCGCTCAAGTCTGTTAAGACACGTGAAAGAATTGCTTAAAGAGGAGAGCCCTTCACGGCAGGCAATGTTAGAAACGGTTACTGAGCTTGAGAAATTAGATTAG
- a CDS encoding KH domain-containing protein, which produces MKELIETIVKPLVDFPEDVHIGVIEDDSRVTFHLFVNKTDMGKVIGKQGRVAKAIRTVVYAAGSSQQKKIFLEIGE; this is translated from the coding sequence ATGAAAGAACTAATCGAAACGATCGTAAAGCCCCTTGTTGATTTTCCTGAGGATGTCCATATTGGCGTCATAGAAGATGACAGCCGGGTAACCTTTCATCTTTTTGTTAATAAAACAGATATGGGTAAAGTTATTGGTAAACAGGGGCGTGTTGCAAAGGCCATTAGAACTGTTGTTTATGCAGCAGGATCATCACAACAAAAGAAAATATTTTTGGAAATTGGTGAATAG
- the ffh gene encoding signal recognition particle protein has protein sequence MAFEGLADRLQNTIQKIRGKGKVSEADVKEMMREVRLALLEADVNFKVVKDFVKKVSERAIGQEVLKSLTPGQQIIKIVNEELTALMGGEQSKIAASNRPPTVIMMVGLQGAGKTTTTGKLSLLLRKKYNRSPLLVAADIYRPAAIKQLQTLGKQLDMPVFSLGDQVSPVEIAQQAIAKAKEDHHDYVLIDTAGRLHVDEALMGELKDIKELTKPDEIFLVVDAMTGQDAVNVAQSFNEQLGLTGVVLTKLDGDTRGGAALSIRAVTQTPIKFVGLGEKMDALEPFHPERMASRILGMGDVLTLIEKAQANVDEQKAKELEQKMRTATFTLEDFLDQLGQVRNLGPLDELLKMMPGANKIKGLNNLQIDEKQIAHVEAIIQSMTKAEKNNPEILNANRKRRIAKGCGRPVTEINRLLKQFEDMKKMMKQMTGMNPKGSKGKKGGFKFPFKPF, from the coding sequence ATGGCGTTTGAAGGATTAGCCGACCGACTGCAGAATACAATCCAAAAAATCCGCGGAAAAGGGAAGGTCTCTGAAGCGGACGTAAAAGAAATGATGCGTGAGGTGCGTCTTGCTTTACTTGAGGCAGACGTTAACTTCAAGGTCGTCAAAGATTTTGTGAAAAAAGTCAGTGAACGGGCCATTGGGCAAGAAGTACTGAAGAGCCTAACTCCAGGACAGCAGATCATTAAAATCGTTAATGAGGAATTGACTGCATTAATGGGAGGAGAGCAAAGCAAGATAGCTGCATCGAATCGTCCGCCAACTGTTATTATGATGGTAGGATTGCAGGGTGCCGGTAAAACGACAACAACCGGTAAGCTTTCGCTGTTGCTTCGTAAAAAATATAACCGGAGTCCGTTGCTTGTTGCAGCCGATATCTATCGTCCTGCCGCAATCAAACAGCTTCAAACACTTGGTAAACAATTGGACATGCCGGTATTCTCTCTTGGAGATCAAGTGAGCCCGGTTGAAATTGCTCAGCAAGCAATTGCGAAAGCAAAAGAGGACCACCATGACTATGTCTTGATCGATACGGCTGGAAGACTTCACGTTGATGAAGCCTTAATGGGCGAGTTAAAGGATATTAAAGAACTCACCAAACCGGACGAGATTTTCTTAGTTGTCGATGCAATGACAGGTCAGGATGCCGTTAATGTTGCTCAAAGCTTTAATGAACAGCTGGGTTTAACCGGGGTTGTTTTGACGAAACTTGATGGTGATACAAGGGGTGGGGCCGCACTCTCGATTCGCGCTGTTACACAAACACCGATTAAATTTGTCGGTCTAGGCGAGAAAATGGATGCACTCGAACCATTCCACCCGGAACGAATGGCCTCAAGGATATTAGGCATGGGCGATGTGCTTACACTCATTGAAAAAGCCCAGGCAAATGTCGATGAACAAAAAGCGAAAGAACTAGAACAAAAAATGCGGACAGCCACTTTTACGCTGGAAGACTTTTTGGACCAGCTCGGTCAAGTTCGCAATCTAGGCCCACTTGATGAATTACTAAAGATGATGCCGGGTGCAAATAAAATCAAGGGTTTGAATAATCTGCAAATTGATGAAAAACAGATTGCTCATGTTGAAGCCATTATTCAATCGATGACAAAGGCCGAAAAGAATAATCCTGAAATTCTAAATGCGAACCGCAAACGGAGAATTGCTAAAGGCTGCGGGCGTCCTGTTACTGAAATCAACCGCTTATTAAAGCAATTTGAAGATATGAAGAAAATGATGAAGCAAATGACAGGCATGAATCCTAAAGGATCAAAAGGGAAAAAAGGCGGCTTTAAATTTCCGTTTAAACCTTTTTAG
- the rnc gene encoding ribonuclease III, with product MRKNNKEKELNNRAKENLFKDFQESIGFKIDNEKLLKQAFTHSSYVNEHRRKPFEDNERLEFLGDAVLELTVSQFLFKKYPMMTEGELTKLRAAIVCEPSLVGFANELEFGKLILLGKGEEMTGGRERPALLADVFEAFIGALYLDQGIEKVIGFLEKVVFPKINAGAFSHVMDFKSQLQELIQRDGTGLIEYRVLQEKGPAHNKEFVSRVSLNGEELGIGTGKSKKEAEQHAAQMALGVLKAKTT from the coding sequence ATGCGCAAGAACAATAAGGAAAAAGAGTTAAATAATCGCGCAAAGGAAAATCTTTTTAAAGATTTTCAGGAATCAATCGGATTCAAGATTGATAACGAAAAATTATTAAAACAAGCTTTTACTCATTCATCTTATGTGAATGAGCATCGCAGAAAGCCTTTCGAAGATAATGAAAGACTTGAATTTTTAGGAGATGCAGTTCTTGAACTTACGGTTTCTCAATTCCTCTTCAAAAAATACCCTATGATGACGGAAGGCGAATTGACGAAATTACGTGCTGCCATTGTTTGTGAACCGTCACTAGTAGGCTTTGCAAATGAACTCGAATTTGGGAAACTTATTTTGCTCGGTAAAGGCGAAGAAATGACAGGGGGACGTGAGCGTCCTGCCTTACTTGCAGACGTTTTTGAAGCATTCATTGGGGCTCTATATTTGGACCAGGGGATTGAAAAAGTAATTGGATTCCTCGAAAAGGTTGTCTTTCCTAAAATAAATGCTGGTGCTTTTTCTCATGTGATGGATTTTAAAAGCCAATTACAGGAACTCATTCAACGGGATGGAACCGGCTTGATTGAATATCGCGTGCTTCAGGAAAAAGGCCCAGCCCACAATAAGGAATTTGTATCAAGAGTATCCTTAAATGGTGAAGAATTAGGGATTGGGACAGGAAAGTCCAAGAAAGAAGCCGAACAGCATGCTGCCCAGATGGCACTTGGCGTATTAAAAGCAAAGACAACCTAG
- the ftsY gene encoding signal recognition particle-docking protein FtsY — protein MSFFKKLKEKITKQADTVTEKFKEGLTKTRDNFSGKVNDLVARYRKVDEDFFEELEEILIQADVGFDTVMQLIDELKMEVKRKNIQEPEEVQSVISEKLVEIYNAGEGQSSKINIQEEGLTVILFVGVNGVGKTTTIGKLGHKFKSEGKKVLMAAGDTFRAGAIEQLEVWGERVGVEVIKQAEGSDPAAVMYDAIQAAKSRKVDILLCDTAGRLQNKVNLMKELEKVKRVIEKEIPGAPHEVILVLDATTGQNALIQAKTFKEATNVSGIVLSKLDGTAKGGIVLAIRNELKIPVKFVGLGEKMDDLQEFDAEKYVYGLFADQIEESE, from the coding sequence ATGAGTTTCTTTAAAAAATTAAAAGAAAAAATTACAAAACAGGCGGATACGGTAACAGAAAAGTTTAAGGAAGGTTTGACAAAAACAAGAGACAATTTTTCCGGAAAAGTAAATGATCTTGTTGCCAGGTACCGCAAAGTGGATGAAGACTTTTTTGAAGAATTAGAGGAAATACTCATTCAAGCGGATGTTGGTTTTGATACGGTGATGCAGTTGATTGATGAACTTAAGATGGAAGTGAAACGGAAGAACATCCAGGAACCTGAAGAGGTTCAAAGTGTGATCTCAGAGAAGCTTGTCGAGATCTATAATGCCGGTGAAGGTCAATCATCAAAAATAAACATCCAAGAAGAAGGACTGACAGTTATTCTGTTCGTTGGGGTTAATGGTGTGGGAAAGACAACAACCATTGGCAAGCTTGGACATAAATTTAAGAGTGAAGGTAAAAAAGTATTGATGGCAGCTGGTGACACCTTTCGGGCTGGAGCAATTGAGCAGCTTGAGGTATGGGGCGAACGGGTGGGTGTTGAAGTGATTAAGCAGGCAGAAGGCTCCGACCCTGCTGCGGTCATGTATGATGCCATCCAAGCGGCTAAATCCCGAAAAGTGGATATTTTGTTGTGCGATACAGCGGGGCGTTTGCAAAACAAAGTAAATTTAATGAAGGAGCTTGAAAAGGTAAAGCGTGTGATTGAAAAGGAAATTCCCGGTGCTCCGCACGAAGTAATTCTCGTACTGGATGCTACCACGGGTCAAAATGCGCTGATTCAGGCAAAGACATTTAAAGAAGCAACAAATGTAAGTGGGATTGTCCTCTCAAAACTAGATGGGACAGCTAAAGGCGGCATTGTTCTAGCCATCCGCAATGAATTGAAAATCCCTGTTAAATTCGTTGGACTTGGTGAAAAGATGGATGACCTACAGGAATTTGACGCAGAAAAATACGTGTACGGGTTATTTGCTGACCAAATTGAAGAGTCCGAATAA
- the rpsP gene encoding 30S ribosomal protein S16 has translation MAVKIRLKRMGAKKTPFYRIVVADSRSPRDGRYIEIVGTYNPVTQPAKVEINEELVLKWLKDGAKPSDTVRNLFSNQGIMEKFHNAKLGK, from the coding sequence ATGGCAGTTAAAATTCGTTTAAAACGTATGGGAGCTAAAAAAACTCCTTTCTATCGTATTGTAGTAGCAGATTCTCGTTCTCCTCGTGACGGACGTTACATTGAGATCGTTGGAACATACAATCCTGTTACACAACCAGCTAAAGTTGAAATCAACGAAGAATTGGTTCTTAAATGGTTAAAAGACGGTGCGAAACCATCTGATACAGTTCGTAACCTTTTCTCAAACCAAGGCATCATGGAAAAATTCCATAATGCAAAATTAGGCAAGTAA
- the smc gene encoding chromosome segregation protein SMC — protein sequence MFLKRLDIIGFKSFAERIEVDFVPGVTAVVGPNGSGKSNITDAIRWVLGEQSAKSLRGSKMEDIIFAGSDSRKALNYAEVTLTLDNTNQGLGLDFHEVSVTRRVSRSGESEFYINKQPCRLKDIIDLFMDSGLGREAFSIISQGKVEEILNSKAEDRRTIFEEAAGVLKYKNRKKKAEVKLFETQDNLNRVNDILHELESQVEPLKIQASIAKDFLEKKEELEKIEVALTVFEIEDLHRTWENLSKLLEEHQQEELKLSSGLQVKEAKIVETRDKISALDESITDLQNVLLHASEDLEKLEGRKEVLKERKKNAAQNKEQLKVNIAEYTERISHLRKNRDLQSETYTLLGEQVKKLQVELKNKQENLQLFTENIEEKIESLKSEYIELLNDQASAKNEIKYIDQQLEQQDRKSSRLDAENDKYLQERQIALGKKREILAGLDGIQTDIAKQVESFHEQQRKLESVKNNYQKQEKTLYQAYQLLQQAKSRKELLEEMEEDYAGFFQGVKEVLKARENKLKGIEGAVAELVTVPKEYETALETAFGGALQHIVVDTEQNARTAIQYLKQHAFGRATFLPLSVIKGRPLSPAQLSAIQNHPSLIGPAVKLVTFDQKYAEVISNLLGNVVIAKDLKGANEIAKILQYRSRLVTVDGDIVNPGGSMTGGATKQKSSSLLTRKGELEKLKEKLVVMEGKTTDLERIVKALKEDCQRSEVQLDKIRQTGEQLRLREQAVKGDLREAELSEKNINERLAIYDLEKGQFTDEKETLGKRKIELSEAIKRYKVTIDNLDAEIVRLTEQKTINLTSKENLTNEINELKIEFASKNEQFTNAKDRFVLINEDLLESEQKLTIYTEDLDLLTSEMTSSSSGEEQIEAAAKRKQQDKEATLQLITARRQERLSLQDSLEDAELDAKELKRLHKGMIVVLKDEEVKINRLDVELENRLSHLREEYLLSFEGAKEQYPLMVPVEEARKKVKLIKLAIEELGNVNLGAIEEYERVSERYEFLHEQKTDLQEAKDTLFQVIEEMDIEMKKRFEQTFEGIREHFEPTFRALFGGGRADLVLTVPQDLLNTGVEIVAQPPGKKLQNLGLLSGGERALTAIALLFSILKVRPVPFCILDEVEAALDEANVFRFSQYLKRYSAETQFIVITHRKGTMEEADVLYGVTMQESGVSKLVFVRLEDTKELVES from the coding sequence ATGTTTTTAAAAAGGTTGGACATTATTGGCTTTAAATCTTTCGCTGAACGGATTGAAGTTGATTTTGTTCCGGGAGTAACGGCGGTAGTGGGGCCAAATGGCAGTGGAAAAAGCAATATCACGGATGCCATCCGCTGGGTTTTGGGTGAACAATCTGCCAAGTCTCTTAGAGGCAGCAAAATGGAAGATATCATTTTTGCCGGAAGCGATTCCAGAAAGGCCCTTAATTATGCTGAAGTAACACTAACATTGGACAATACTAACCAAGGGTTAGGGTTGGACTTTCATGAAGTTAGTGTGACAAGAAGAGTTTCACGCTCGGGTGAGAGTGAATTTTATATCAACAAACAGCCTTGTCGGCTAAAGGATATCATTGATTTATTTATGGATTCTGGTCTTGGCAGAGAAGCATTTTCGATCATTAGCCAAGGAAAAGTCGAAGAAATATTAAACAGTAAGGCAGAAGACCGACGGACCATTTTTGAAGAGGCCGCAGGTGTATTAAAATACAAAAACCGCAAGAAAAAAGCAGAGGTGAAATTATTTGAAACCCAGGATAATTTAAACCGGGTGAATGATATTTTACACGAACTTGAAAGCCAAGTAGAACCACTTAAAATTCAGGCATCAATCGCAAAAGACTTTTTAGAGAAAAAAGAAGAACTTGAAAAAATTGAGGTTGCTCTCACAGTTTTTGAAATTGAGGATCTGCATCGTACGTGGGAAAATCTGTCAAAACTATTAGAGGAACATCAACAGGAAGAGCTGAAGCTATCCTCTGGACTTCAAGTAAAAGAAGCAAAAATTGTAGAAACAAGGGATAAGATATCAGCATTAGATGAATCGATAACCGACCTGCAAAACGTTCTTCTTCATGCAAGTGAGGATCTGGAAAAGCTGGAAGGGCGGAAAGAGGTTTTAAAGGAACGTAAGAAAAATGCGGCCCAGAATAAAGAGCAATTAAAAGTGAATATTGCAGAATATACAGAGCGAATCAGCCATTTAAGGAAGAATCGCGATCTACAATCTGAAACGTATACATTGCTGGGTGAACAAGTAAAAAAATTACAGGTGGAGTTAAAAAATAAACAAGAGAACCTGCAATTATTTACTGAAAATATTGAAGAAAAAATTGAAAGCTTAAAAAGTGAATATATCGAGTTGTTGAACGATCAAGCCAGTGCTAAAAATGAAATAAAATACATTGACCAGCAATTGGAGCAGCAGGATAGAAAGAGCTCACGTCTTGATGCGGAGAATGATAAATATCTTCAGGAGCGTCAGATTGCCTTAGGGAAAAAAAGAGAAATTCTGGCCGGCTTAGATGGTATTCAAACGGATATAGCTAAACAGGTGGAGTCCTTTCATGAACAGCAACGGAAGCTTGAATCGGTAAAAAACAATTACCAAAAGCAAGAAAAAACGTTGTATCAAGCATATCAGCTACTTCAGCAAGCAAAGTCCAGAAAAGAATTGCTTGAGGAGATGGAAGAAGACTATGCAGGCTTTTTCCAAGGGGTTAAAGAAGTGCTTAAGGCCCGCGAGAATAAGCTAAAGGGAATTGAGGGGGCCGTTGCTGAGCTGGTAACAGTACCGAAAGAATACGAAACTGCACTTGAAACCGCCTTTGGCGGTGCACTTCAGCATATTGTTGTCGACACTGAGCAAAATGCAAGAACAGCGATTCAATATTTAAAACAGCATGCATTTGGAAGGGCCACTTTTTTACCGCTAAGTGTTATAAAAGGAAGACCCTTATCTCCGGCACAGCTGTCAGCTATTCAAAATCATCCATCCTTAATCGGACCAGCGGTTAAACTTGTTACATTTGACCAAAAGTATGCAGAGGTGATAAGTAACCTTCTTGGTAACGTTGTCATTGCGAAAGACCTCAAAGGTGCTAATGAGATAGCGAAAATCCTTCAGTACCGTTCAAGGCTGGTAACAGTGGATGGTGATATCGTTAATCCTGGCGGATCGATGACAGGTGGTGCCACAAAACAAAAATCATCTTCCTTGTTAACTAGAAAAGGAGAGCTTGAGAAATTAAAAGAAAAGCTCGTAGTGATGGAAGGAAAAACGACTGACCTAGAGCGAATCGTTAAGGCATTAAAAGAAGATTGCCAAAGGTCAGAAGTTCAACTTGATAAGATTCGTCAGACCGGTGAGCAATTGAGACTCCGTGAGCAAGCGGTGAAGGGTGATCTCAGGGAGGCGGAACTGAGTGAGAAGAATATCAATGAACGCTTGGCAATTTACGACCTCGAAAAAGGACAATTTACAGATGAAAAGGAAACATTAGGAAAGAGAAAAATAGAATTATCAGAAGCAATAAAAAGGTACAAAGTTACAATTGATAACCTTGATGCGGAAATTGTTAGACTTACGGAACAAAAGACAATTAATCTAACATCAAAAGAAAATCTCACAAACGAAATCAATGAATTGAAGATTGAATTTGCTTCCAAAAACGAGCAATTTACAAATGCGAAAGATCGCTTTGTTCTGATAAACGAAGACTTATTAGAAAGCGAGCAGAAGCTGACAATATATACGGAAGACCTTGACTTGCTAACATCTGAAATGACGAGCAGTTCATCAGGAGAGGAACAGATAGAAGCGGCTGCAAAACGTAAGCAGCAGGACAAAGAAGCTACCTTACAGTTAATTACTGCAAGAAGGCAGGAACGGTTATCATTGCAAGATTCCTTGGAGGATGCAGAGCTAGATGCGAAGGAGCTTAAGAGACTCCATAAGGGAATGATTGTCGTCCTAAAGGACGAGGAAGTGAAAATAAACCGTTTAGATGTAGAACTTGAAAATCGCCTCAGTCACTTAAGGGAAGAATATCTTCTATCGTTTGAGGGGGCTAAGGAACAGTATCCATTAATGGTTCCGGTTGAGGAGGCAAGGAAAAAGGTCAAACTAATCAAACTTGCGATTGAAGAACTTGGGAATGTCAATCTTGGGGCCATTGAGGAATATGAACGTGTCTCTGAACGGTATGAATTCTTACATGAACAAAAGACAGACCTCCAAGAAGCAAAAGATACCCTTTTCCAAGTCATAGAAGAAATGGATATAGAAATGAAAAAGCGGTTTGAGCAAACCTTTGAGGGAATTCGGGAACATTTCGAGCCAACATTCCGTGCCTTGTTCGGTGGGGGAAGAGCGGATTTAGTCTTAACCGTCCCCCAAGATTTATTAAATACAGGTGTGGAAATCGTCGCCCAGCCTCCTGGGAAAAAGCTGCAGAACCTTGGGTTGTTATCGGGTGGAGAGCGTGCTTTAACAGCTATAGCCTTATTATTTTCAATTTTAAAGGTTCGTCCTGTTCCGTTCTGTATTCTTGATGAAGTGGAAGCAGCCTTGGATGAAGCCAATGTCTTTCGCTTCAGTCAATATTTAAAACGATATAGCGCCGAAACTCAATTCATCGTGATTACTCACCGAAAAGGGACAATGGAAGAAGCGGACGTTCTTTACGGGGTCACGATGCAGGAATCGGGCGTTTCAAAGCTTGTATTTGTTCGCTTAGAGGATACAAAGGAGTTAGTCGAATCATAA
- the acpP gene encoding acyl carrier protein, which translates to MAEVLERVTKIIVDRLGVDESQVKLEASFKDDLGADSLDVVELVMELEDEFDMEISDDDAEKINTVGDAVNYINSSK; encoded by the coding sequence ATGGCAGAGGTATTAGAACGTGTTACAAAAATCATCGTTGATCGCTTAGGCGTTGATGAATCTCAAGTTAAGCTTGAAGCTTCATTTAAAGATGATCTTGGCGCTGATTCCCTTGACGTAGTAGAACTAGTTATGGAATTAGAAGATGAGTTCGATATGGAAATTTCTGACGATGATGCTGAAAAAATCAACACTGTTGGTGATGCTGTTAATTACATAAATAGCAGTAAGTAA
- the fabG gene encoding 3-oxoacyl-[acyl-carrier-protein] reductase, giving the protein MNLIGKAVLVTGASRGIGREIALELARQGANVAVNFSGSEASANEVVDEIKALGREAFTVKCNVGNTEEVTEMVKAVIEQFGKLDILVNNAGITRDNLLMRMKEQEWDDVLNINLKGVFLCTKAVTRQMMKQRVGRIINIASIVGVSGNPGQANYVAAKAGVIGLTKTTAKELASRNITVNAIAPGFITTDMTDKLPEDVKAEMLKQIPLARLGEPKDIAKMTAFLASDDASYITGQTLHIDGGMVM; this is encoded by the coding sequence ATGAATTTAATAGGGAAAGCAGTTTTGGTAACAGGTGCTTCACGGGGAATTGGCAGAGAAATTGCCCTTGAACTTGCAAGACAGGGTGCAAATGTGGCTGTTAATTTCTCAGGCAGTGAAGCAAGCGCAAATGAAGTAGTGGATGAAATAAAAGCGCTTGGCAGGGAAGCATTTACAGTAAAATGTAATGTAGGAAATACCGAAGAAGTCACAGAAATGGTAAAGGCTGTGATTGAACAATTTGGTAAGCTTGATATCCTTGTGAATAACGCCGGCATCACAAGGGATAATTTGTTAATGAGAATGAAGGAACAAGAATGGGATGATGTTCTCAACATTAACCTAAAAGGGGTTTTCCTTTGTACAAAAGCCGTCACTAGGCAAATGATGAAGCAGCGCGTGGGCCGGATCATTAATATAGCCTCCATTGTTGGGGTAAGTGGCAACCCGGGGCAAGCGAATTATGTGGCTGCAAAGGCTGGTGTTATTGGTTTAACCAAAACCACGGCTAAAGAGTTAGCATCAAGAAATATTACCGTGAATGCTATAGCTCCAGGCTTTATAACGACCGATATGACTGATAAATTACCTGAAGACGTAAAAGCAGAAATGTTAAAACAGATTCCTTTAGCAAGATTAGGGGAACCTAAAGATATTGCAAAAATGACAGCATTTCTTGCTTCCGATGATGCATCCTATATCACGGGGCAGACACTTCACATTGATGGTGGAATGGTCATGTAA